CCATACTCTAAGTTCTTTAAAAGTATTGATTTTCGCCATTATACCCTACACCCTTCACCTTTCACCCTACACCTTTCACCGATAACAAGTATTGATGAATCCGCGAACACGCCTCTATGATCGTTTCATCGGAAGCGGCAAAGGAGAAGCGGATGCAACGGTCATCGCCGAACGGTTGACCGGGAACGATGGCAATGTGTTGTTCTTCCAAAATCTGTTTGGCAACTGCAACCGAGCCGGGATACTCTTTACCATTCGCGTTCCAAACCTCGTCGATTTTCAGGAAACAATAGAATGCCCCTTCCGGTTTCGGGGTTTCGACGTGTTCCCATTGCGAAATCAAGCTATACATCAAGTCGCGCCGCCGCTCAAAGCTTTTCCGCATCTCTTCCCGCGCACGTTGATCATTGGACACCGCTTCAATTCCGGCATATTGCGCAATCGCGCTCGGTGAAGAGGTCATATTCCCCTGAATACAAGCCGCCGCTTTAATAATCTCCGAGTCCCCACACCCATAGCCCAACCGCCACCCGGTCATCGCATAGGTCTTCGAGAAACTGCTGACATACAACGTCTGGTCGAATAATTCCGGGAAGTGCGCCGGGGATGCCTGCTCCCGTCCATCGAACAAGAGATGTTCATACACTTCGTCGGCGAGAATCCACAATTTGCTTTTTACCAGAATCGGTACTAGGGCGGCAAGTTCATCCCGCGTGTAGACCGTCGATGTCGGATTCGAGGGGGTACAGAGCACAATCAATTTAGTCTTGGCGGTTATCGCGGAAGAGAGTTGCTCCGGTTGCAGGATGTAGCGATGCTTCGCCTCGGTCGGTACAATGACCGGAGTGCCACCGGCAAGTTTGATCAGCTCGGGATACGCAAGAAAGTAAGGTGCAGGCAGAATCACATCGTCGCCGGGATTGATCGTCGCCAACAAGAGATTGGAGATGACGTGCTTCCCGCCATTCGAAACGAGGATATTCTTATCCGGCGCATAGGAAAGCCGCTGATCGCGGAAGAGCTTCTGGGCAATTGCAGTGCGCAATTCCATCGTCCCGCGTTCGGCGGTGTACTTGGTGATCCCGTGATCGATGGCGTATTTCCCGGCTTCGCGAATTTTCTCCGGGGTAGGAAAATCGGGCTCACCGACTGATAACGAAAGTACCTG
This window of the bacterium genome carries:
- a CDS encoding pyridoxal phosphate-dependent aminotransferase, which translates into the protein MPLHQPSERSLALTPSVTLAIVARTAVLRAEGKQVLSLSVGEPDFPTPEKIREAGKYAIDHGITKYTAERGTMELRTAIAQKLFRDQRLSYAPDKNILVSNGGKHVISNLLLATINPGDDVILPAPYFLAYPELIKLAGGTPVIVPTEAKHRYILQPEQLSSAITAKTKLIVLCTPSNPTSTVYTRDELAALVPILVKSKLWILADEVYEHLLFDGREQASPAHFPELFDQTLYVSSFSKTYAMTGWRLGYGCGDSEIIKAAACIQGNMTSSPSAIAQYAGIEAVSNDQRAREEMRKSFERRRDLMYSLISQWEHVETPKPEGAFYCFLKIDEVWNANGKEYPGSVAVAKQILEEQHIAIVPGQPFGDDRCIRFSFAASDETIIEACSRIHQYLLSVKGVG